ATTCACCAAGCCAACCTCATCCGTAAAATCTTGAAGTAGTTTATAAACCATGGAACAAACCGCACCCGTGGCCGCCATCGAGCAGCCCCTCATCCGCAAAAAGCCACTCATCATCTCGGGCCCTTGCAGCGCCGAAACTGAGCAGCAAACCATCGAAACCTGCACGCGCCTAGCTGCTACCGGCAAAGTGGACATGCTGCGCGCTGGTATCTGGAAGCCCCGCACCAAGCCGGGCCTGTTCGAAGGTATCGGCACGAAAGGTCTGCCTTGGTTGAAGAAAGCCAAAGAGATGACGGGTCTGCCCATCACGGTGGAAGTAGCGACGGCTAAGCACGTTGAGGACTGCCTAGCTTTCGACGTGGATGTGCTCTGGATTGGTGCTCGCACCACGGTAAACCCCTTCTCGGTGCAGGAAGTGGCCGACGCACTACGCGGCGTGGACATTCCGGTGCTCATTAAGAACCCTATCAACCCCGACCTGGAGCTGTGGATGGGCGGCGTAGAGCGCATCTCGAAGGCTGGCATCAAGAACATCGGCCTGATTCACCGCGGCTTCTCGAACTACGGCAACACCGAATACCGCAATGCTCCCATGTGGCACCTGCCCATCGAGATGAAGCGCCGTCTGCCCGACATGCCGCTCATCTGCGACCCCAGCCACATCGGTGGCCGCCGCGACGTATTGCAGAGCCTAGCTCAAAAGTCCATCGACCTTGACTTCGATGGTCTGATGATCGAGTCACACATCGACCCCGATAACGCCTGGAGCGACGCCAAGCAGCAAGTAACCCCCGAGCGCCTTGCCGAACTCCTCGATGGCCTCGTATGGCGTCAGGAAACCACTGATAAGCAAGAGTTTCTGACCGCGCTAGAGAAGCTGCGCCAGCAGATCAACCACCTCGACGACGAGATTCTACAACTCATCAGCAACCGCATGGCAGTGGCCGAGAAGATCGGTACCTACAAGAAGGAGAACAACATCACCATCTTGCAGCCCAACCGTTGGAGCGAAATCCTCGACCGTGGCGTAGCCAAAGGCGCCAAGCTAGGTTTGACTGAAGACTTC
This Hymenobacter sp. GOD-10R DNA region includes the following protein-coding sequences:
- a CDS encoding chorismate mutase; this encodes MEQTAPVAAIEQPLIRKKPLIISGPCSAETEQQTIETCTRLAATGKVDMLRAGIWKPRTKPGLFEGIGTKGLPWLKKAKEMTGLPITVEVATAKHVEDCLAFDVDVLWIGARTTVNPFSVQEVADALRGVDIPVLIKNPINPDLELWMGGVERISKAGIKNIGLIHRGFSNYGNTEYRNAPMWHLPIEMKRRLPDMPLICDPSHIGGRRDVLQSLAQKSIDLDFDGLMIESHIDPDNAWSDAKQQVTPERLAELLDGLVWRQETTDKQEFLTALEKLRQQINHLDDEILQLISNRMAVAEKIGTYKKENNITILQPNRWSEILDRGVAKGAKLGLTEDFIHKYLDAIHLESINRQNRVMNG